From Microbacterium invictum, the proteins below share one genomic window:
- a CDS encoding response regulator, translated as MASILIAEDETRISGFIDKGLRAAGYATQVAANGTLALELAQSGEFDLLVLDINMPGMDGFQVLEQLRGGGSRMPVIMLTARVELHDTVAGLEGGADDYLGKPFRFDELLARIRLRMRRDEDTGSVATLTHRDITLDIRTREAHVVGRAVELSAREFALAEEFIRNAGQVLSREQLLSRVWGFDFDPGSNVADVYVGYLRGKLGSERIETVRGVGYRLV; from the coding sequence GTGGCATCCATTCTGATCGCCGAGGACGAGACCCGCATATCGGGGTTCATCGACAAGGGGCTGCGCGCCGCCGGCTACGCGACGCAGGTCGCCGCAAACGGCACGCTCGCCCTGGAGCTCGCCCAGTCCGGCGAGTTCGATCTGCTCGTGCTCGACATCAACATGCCCGGTATGGACGGCTTCCAGGTGCTCGAGCAGCTGCGCGGCGGAGGGTCGCGGATGCCGGTCATCATGCTCACCGCCCGCGTCGAGCTGCATGACACCGTCGCCGGGCTCGAGGGTGGTGCGGACGACTACCTGGGCAAGCCGTTCCGGTTCGACGAACTGCTCGCCCGGATCCGGCTGCGCATGCGCCGGGACGAGGACACCGGGTCGGTCGCGACACTCACCCACCGCGACATCACCCTCGACATCCGCACCCGGGAGGCGCACGTGGTCGGGCGTGCGGTCGAGCTCTCGGCCCGGGAGTTCGCGCTGGCCGAGGAATTCATCCGCAACGCAGGGCAGGTGCTCAGCCGCGAACAGCTGCTCAGCAGGGTGTGGGGCTTCGACTTCGACCCCGGTTCGAACGTGGCCGACGTGTATGTCGGATATCTGCGCGGCAAGCTCGGGTCCGAGCGCATCGAGACCGTCCGAGGCGTCGGGTACCGGCTCGTCTGA